In Streptomyces venezuelae, the sequence CAGGCGCAGCAGCGGCTCGGTGTTGGAGGCGCGGACGTTGAACCACCAGTCGGCCGCCGTCACCGTCAGGCCGTCCAGCTCGTCCAGTTCGACGCCCTCGGCGTCGCGGAAGGCGGCCTTCACCGCCGCCACGCGTCCCACCTGGTCGTCGACCGTGGAGTTGATCTCCCCCGAGCCCGCGTACCGGTCGTAGGAGGCCACCAGCTCGGACAGGGGACCGTCCTGGCCGCCCAGGGCCGCGAGGACGTGCAGAGCGGCCAGCATGCCGGTGTCCGCGTTCCAGAAGTCCTTGAAGTAGTAGTGCGCCGAGTGCTCGCCGCCGAAGATGGCGCCGGTCCTGGCCATCTCCTCCTTGATGAACGAGTGGCCGACGCGGGTGCGGACCGGGGTGCCGCCGTTCTCGCGGACGACCTCGGGCACGGACCAGGAGGTGATCAGGTTGTGGATCACGGTGCCCGTGCCGCCGTTGCGGGCCAGCTCGCGCGCCGCGACCAGCGCGGTGATCGCCGACGGGGAGACGCCCTCGCCGCGCTCGTCGACGATGAAGCAGCGGTCGGCGTCGCCGTCGAAGGCGATGCCGAGGTCGGCGCCCTCGGCCCGGACGCGGGCCTGCAGGTCCACGATGTTCTTCGGGTCCAGCGGGTTGGCCTCGTGGTTCGGGAACGTCCCGTCCAGCTCGAAGTACATCGGGACGAGGTCCAGGGGCAGACCCTCGAAGACCGTGGGGACGGTGTGGCCGCCCATGCCGTTGCCCGCGTCGACGACGACCTTGAGCGGCCGGATGGCGGTCAGGTCGACGAGGCCGCGCAGGTGGGCGGCGTAGCCGGGGAGGGAGTCCTGCTCGGTGACGGTGCCGGGGACCGTGCCGGCGGGGA encodes:
- a CDS encoding phosphomannomutase/phosphoglucomutase, encoding MAADLSNIVKAYDVRGVVPDEWDESLAELFGAAFVEVTSATAIVIGHDMRPSSPGLSAAFARGAAARGVDVTLIGLCSTDQLYYASGSLDLPGAMFTASHNPAKYNGIKLCRAGAAPVGQDTGLSQIRELVEQWSDTGAPAIPAGTVPGTVTEQDSLPGYAAHLRGLVDLTAIRPLKVVVDAGNGMGGHTVPTVFEGLPLDLVPMYFELDGTFPNHEANPLDPKNIVDLQARVRAEGADLGIAFDGDADRCFIVDERGEGVSPSAITALVAARELARNGGTGTVIHNLITSWSVPEVVRENGGTPVRTRVGHSFIKEEMARTGAIFGGEHSAHYYFKDFWNADTGMLAALHVLAALGGQDGPLSELVASYDRYAGSGEINSTVDDQVGRVAAVKAAFRDAEGVELDELDGLTVTAADWWFNVRASNTEPLLRLNVEARDEATLAKVRDEALALIRA